From Antricoccus suffuscus, a single genomic window includes:
- a CDS encoding DMT family transporter, translating into MHTLLPALLAIGAAMLMALGTVLRQRASRADGRITGRWWIGALVAFGGFALQAVALGLGAVLLVQPLIVLSVLFALPIDHLLNGVAVTARQWLWGVLLAAGVGAFVVFARPVPARIGPQWWILVLVVSLLLGGLAAVLVYAERSPRAPRALIYGTVAGALFGIVAVLIHSIGQDWQHPTRVLVHPPLYMVAVAGLAAVYCQQRAFAAGRVQASFPAMTVAEPIVAMVLGMAVLGEKLNRHTWATAVSLLGLALMVTGVLRLSRLSAAKTRQSEARAAETG; encoded by the coding sequence ATGCACACCTTGTTGCCTGCGCTGCTCGCGATTGGAGCGGCCATGCTCATGGCGTTGGGGACGGTCCTGCGGCAACGAGCCTCCCGCGCCGACGGCCGCATCACCGGGCGTTGGTGGATTGGCGCGTTGGTCGCATTTGGCGGCTTCGCGCTGCAGGCGGTCGCGCTGGGCCTGGGTGCGGTGTTGTTGGTGCAGCCGCTGATCGTGCTCTCTGTCCTGTTTGCCCTGCCCATCGACCACTTGCTGAATGGCGTCGCCGTGACGGCTCGCCAATGGCTCTGGGGAGTCCTGCTGGCAGCCGGAGTCGGTGCGTTCGTGGTCTTCGCGAGGCCCGTACCGGCGCGGATTGGGCCGCAGTGGTGGATCCTGGTCTTGGTGGTGTCCTTGTTATTGGGCGGGCTGGCCGCTGTCCTGGTGTACGCGGAGCGGTCCCCGCGAGCGCCGCGCGCGCTGATATACGGGACGGTCGCGGGTGCTCTCTTCGGGATCGTTGCGGTGCTGATTCACTCCATCGGTCAGGATTGGCAGCATCCGACCCGGGTGCTCGTCCACCCACCGCTGTACATGGTCGCGGTCGCAGGCCTGGCGGCGGTGTATTGCCAGCAGCGAGCGTTCGCCGCCGGTCGGGTGCAGGCATCATTTCCGGCCATGACGGTTGCCGAGCCGATCGTGGCCATGGTGCTAGGAATGGCGGTGCTCGGCGAGAAGCTCAATCGACACACCTGGGCGACCGCGGTAAGCCTGCTAGGGCTGGCACTCATGGTGACTGGTGTGCTGCGGTTGTCGCGGCTGTCCGCGGCGAAAACCAGGCAGTCTGAGGCACGCGCGGCCGAGACAGGCTGA
- a CDS encoding CbtB domain-containing protein, with amino-acid sequence MANISAPIVGATPIVIPISHAVRWIIGTLIAAFAVYYFVGVDQGATSVFGADTHIHEFVHDARHFLGFPCH; translated from the coding sequence ATGGCCAACATTTCGGCTCCGATCGTCGGCGCCACCCCAATCGTCATCCCGATATCCCACGCGGTGCGCTGGATCATCGGCACCTTGATCGCGGCGTTCGCGGTTTACTACTTCGTCGGAGTCGACCAGGGTGCGACGTCAGTTTTCGGCGCCGACACTCACATCCACGAGTTCGTCCACGACGCGCGCCACTTCCTCGGCTTTCCTTGCCACTGA
- a CDS encoding (2Fe-2S)-binding protein — protein MTDGLQTLEACGPFFAVERHKPGASPVAPWRPIRDLVDGDDALGDRIAAVRSVLATSARISAESVELRVAGSVMQLGVVARLLSPVLGFAAAVGRQLVFDVDSWWWQPEPGGAFPLSLPSTAFVAGPTDAGGGVRALDEVIAAIVAETRAACGVSQALLWGNVASAINGAARMVASTRPDLSDAVYAQAASVAQRLRLHRSSTGPFGPEFRRRSCCLIYRTASSTPQAICGDCVFT, from the coding sequence GTGACGGACGGCCTGCAAACTCTTGAAGCCTGCGGGCCGTTCTTCGCCGTCGAGAGGCATAAGCCGGGCGCCTCCCCGGTAGCGCCGTGGCGACCCATTCGCGACCTTGTCGACGGTGACGACGCACTTGGTGACCGTATTGCCGCCGTACGAAGCGTGCTCGCCACCTCCGCGCGGATTTCGGCAGAATCTGTCGAGCTTCGCGTCGCCGGGTCGGTGATGCAGCTCGGCGTGGTCGCCCGCCTGCTCTCACCCGTTCTCGGCTTTGCCGCGGCAGTGGGGCGCCAGCTTGTTTTCGACGTGGACAGCTGGTGGTGGCAGCCCGAACCTGGTGGCGCTTTCCCGCTGTCCTTGCCGAGCACGGCGTTCGTCGCGGGCCCCACGGACGCAGGCGGTGGGGTTCGGGCGCTCGATGAAGTGATCGCGGCGATCGTCGCCGAGACAAGAGCCGCCTGCGGTGTCTCCCAGGCTCTGTTATGGGGCAACGTCGCCTCCGCTATCAACGGGGCAGCGAGGATGGTTGCTTCCACGCGTCCAGATCTGTCCGATGCTGTTTACGCGCAGGCAGCGTCTGTCGCGCAACGCTTACGGCTCCACAGGTCGTCGACCGGGCCGTTCGGTCCTGAGTTCCGGCGACGCAGCTGCTGTCTGATCTACCGAACGGCTTCGTCTACGCCGCAGGCGATCTGCGGTGACTGTGTTTTTACCTAG
- a CDS encoding cobyric acid synthase → MSHAPGRGLLVAGTSSDAGKSLVTTGICRFLARQGLAVAPFKAQNMSNNSMVCADGAEIGRAQYLQAQAARAVPTSAMNPVLLKPGSDRRSFVVVRGKADGVLEAGEFASGRGHLAAAAFTAYRELQEQYDVIVCEGAGSPAEINLRSGDYVNMGLAREFDLPVVVVGDIDRGGVFASLYGTVELLEPADRALVKAFIINKFRGDESLLRPGLERLSELTGRPFLGVIPWMRDMWLDSEDTLEVGRWTDADGGTLRVAVVRLPRISNATDVDALAAEPGVAVAVTIDPAAIRSADLVVLPGSRATVSDLHWLQDSGIADALRQRANQELPILGICGGYQMLARTLDDSVESGAGVVEGLGLLPTAVRFEDEKTLGRPQGSWRSHVVEAYEIHHGITRTIGDGGSAIAFLDGIQLGTTWGTTWHGTLENDAFRRAWLVEVAAMAGSEWEPARDAPGFGERRERMIDALADAIEENLDTEALLDMVGVRR, encoded by the coding sequence ATGTCTCATGCCCCTGGTCGCGGCCTGCTGGTCGCCGGTACGTCGTCGGACGCCGGAAAGTCCCTCGTCACGACGGGTATCTGTCGATTCCTCGCCCGCCAGGGACTCGCGGTCGCGCCTTTCAAAGCGCAGAATATGTCTAACAACTCGATGGTCTGCGCCGATGGAGCGGAAATCGGCCGCGCCCAATATCTCCAGGCCCAGGCCGCCCGCGCCGTACCAACCTCCGCAATGAACCCCGTGCTCCTCAAGCCCGGCTCGGACCGTCGGTCGTTCGTCGTGGTGCGTGGTAAGGCCGACGGCGTACTGGAAGCAGGGGAGTTCGCGAGTGGGCGCGGGCACCTGGCCGCGGCCGCGTTCACGGCGTACCGCGAACTCCAGGAGCAGTACGACGTAATCGTGTGTGAGGGTGCCGGTTCGCCGGCCGAAATCAACTTACGGTCCGGTGATTACGTCAACATGGGGCTCGCGCGCGAGTTCGACCTGCCGGTGGTTGTTGTGGGGGACATCGACCGAGGCGGGGTGTTCGCATCTCTGTATGGAACCGTCGAACTGCTCGAGCCAGCAGACCGCGCACTAGTGAAAGCGTTCATCATCAACAAGTTCCGCGGTGACGAATCGTTGCTGCGTCCCGGTCTTGAGCGGTTGTCCGAGCTCACCGGGCGGCCGTTCCTCGGGGTGATCCCGTGGATGCGCGACATGTGGCTGGACAGCGAAGACACGCTCGAGGTGGGCCGGTGGACCGACGCCGACGGCGGGACCCTACGCGTCGCGGTCGTCCGCTTGCCGCGCATTTCCAACGCGACCGACGTCGACGCTCTCGCCGCCGAGCCGGGAGTGGCTGTCGCCGTGACCATCGATCCGGCAGCGATCCGGTCGGCGGATCTCGTCGTACTCCCCGGTTCGCGTGCAACTGTGAGCGATCTGCATTGGCTGCAGGACAGCGGAATCGCCGATGCACTTCGCCAACGGGCCAATCAGGAGCTACCTATTCTTGGCATCTGCGGTGGTTACCAGATGCTCGCGCGGACACTCGACGACTCGGTCGAGTCCGGTGCCGGCGTGGTCGAGGGGCTGGGTCTGCTGCCGACCGCGGTGCGCTTCGAAGACGAGAAGACGCTTGGCCGTCCGCAAGGCAGCTGGCGCAGTCACGTCGTTGAGGCATACGAGATTCACCACGGCATTACGAGGACGATCGGTGATGGCGGCTCCGCGATCGCTTTTCTAGACGGTATCCAGCTCGGTACGACGTGGGGTACGACGTGGCACGGCACCCTAGAGAACGACGCCTTCCGGCGCGCCTGGCTGGTCGAGGTAGCCGCGATGGCCGGATCAGAGTGGGAGCCAGCGAGGGACGCACCAGGGTTTGGTGAACGGCGCGAGCGGATGATCGATGCGCTGGCCGATGCGATTGAGGAAAACCTCGATACGGAGGCGTTGTTGGACATGGTCGGCGTACGACGATGA
- a CDS encoding MFS transporter translates to MTLLDTSTTTPSVQRMASPRRVTAILAMTGMAVSIMQTLVIPILPSLPKILHTHPANSTWVLTVTLLVGAVFTPISGRLGDMFGKRRILLISVSTMVIGSVFCALSNSLAPMLIGRGLQGMSLGSIALGISLMRDTLPRERLASAVALMSATLGIGGAVGLPLSAMVAEKLSWHYLFWGSTVIGVIAMIGIARSIPESTIKTGGRFDFVGAAGLSIVLVSLLFGLSKSTDWGWGDPKQLALFAVAAIVFVAWSRYELRSKAPLINIRTSIRRVVLFTNLTSILIGFAMYTLNLVMTQLLQAPDGTGLGFGQSMIVAGLCSAPMGIAMMLVSPLAARIIVRFGPRFALRLGSLVIACGFIYAAFFLEHVWEALIVAAATGVGIAIAYAAMPTIIMRSVPTTETAAANSVNTLSRSLGTSLAAAVHGAIIAVAFASSAAHPEIMHHHSFTAFDLCFLLGAISCVLAIVVASFIPKDRKDTQPLVLDLDVLADLEGVAGIEMDRDLLDTHHDRRASVLIREARPRSVVRRRPAARPRSHARRR, encoded by the coding sequence ATGACGCTTCTTGACACATCGACGACGACGCCATCCGTGCAACGGATGGCGTCACCGCGTCGGGTCACCGCAATCCTCGCGATGACCGGCATGGCCGTTTCGATCATGCAGACCCTGGTCATCCCGATTTTGCCGAGTCTGCCGAAGATCCTGCACACCCATCCGGCGAACTCCACCTGGGTGCTAACAGTGACGCTATTAGTAGGCGCCGTCTTCACGCCGATTTCGGGGCGTTTGGGCGACATGTTCGGTAAGCGACGGATTCTGCTCATATCGGTCAGCACAATGGTGATCGGGTCCGTGTTCTGCGCGTTGAGCAACTCGCTCGCACCGATGCTCATTGGTCGGGGTTTGCAGGGGATGTCCCTCGGCTCGATCGCGCTCGGGATCAGTCTGATGCGCGACACGTTGCCGCGCGAACGTCTCGCGTCGGCCGTCGCGCTGATGAGCGCGACCCTAGGCATTGGCGGGGCGGTCGGTTTGCCGCTATCGGCAATGGTCGCCGAGAAACTGAGCTGGCACTATCTTTTCTGGGGTTCTACGGTCATCGGCGTCATCGCAATGATCGGTATCGCCCGCTCGATACCGGAATCGACGATCAAGACCGGCGGGCGGTTCGACTTCGTCGGCGCGGCGGGGCTCTCGATCGTGCTCGTGTCGTTGCTGTTTGGCCTATCGAAGTCCACCGACTGGGGTTGGGGCGATCCGAAACAACTGGCGCTGTTCGCTGTGGCGGCGATCGTATTCGTCGCCTGGAGTCGCTACGAGCTGCGCTCGAAAGCCCCCCTCATCAACATCCGGACCTCGATCCGGCGAGTGGTGCTCTTCACCAACTTGACGTCGATCCTCATTGGTTTCGCGATGTACACCCTCAACCTGGTGATGACTCAGCTGCTTCAAGCGCCGGACGGGACCGGACTCGGTTTCGGTCAGTCGATGATCGTCGCGGGCCTGTGCTCCGCTCCGATGGGCATCGCGATGATGCTCGTCTCTCCGCTGGCGGCTCGTATCATCGTCCGATTCGGTCCACGTTTCGCTCTGCGGCTCGGATCGCTCGTTATCGCCTGCGGATTCATCTATGCGGCGTTCTTCCTTGAACACGTGTGGGAAGCGTTGATTGTTGCCGCAGCCACCGGTGTCGGCATCGCCATCGCGTATGCCGCGATGCCCACAATCATCATGCGATCGGTGCCGACGACGGAGACCGCGGCGGCCAACAGCGTCAACACGCTGTCCCGCTCGCTCGGGACCTCGCTGGCGGCGGCGGTGCACGGTGCGATTATCGCGGTAGCCTTCGCCAGCTCGGCGGCGCACCCCGAGATCATGCACCACCATTCATTCACGGCATTCGACCTGTGTTTCCTGCTCGGCGCGATCTCCTGCGTGCTGGCAATCGTCGTCGCATCGTTCATTCCCAAAGACCGTAAGGACACGCAGCCGTTGGTTCTCGATCTCGACGTACTCGCCGACCTCGAAGGCGTTGCAGGTATCGAGATGGATCGAGACCTCCTGGACACGCATCACGATCGGCGTGCCTCGGTCCTGATCAGGGAAGCTCGCCCTCGCAGCGTCGTACGCCGGCGCCCGGCAGCGCGTCCGCGCAGTCATGCTCGGCGTCGCTGA
- a CDS encoding cobalt-precorrin-5B (C(1))-methyltransferase: protein MTQREQQPDGKMRYGWTTGACATAATTAAYTALLSGEFPDPVMITLPRGQTPSFALTKHERVDEQTARATITKDAGDDPDVTHGALVTSTVTLIGGDAVVFAAGEGVGIVTKPGLPVAVGEPAINPVPRKMMCDHVAEIARRLGHPGGVRVEVSIEHGADLAQHTWNPRLGIVGGLSVLGTTGIVVPYSCSAWIDSIRRGVDVARATGVTHVGAATGTTSEATVRALYGLDEGAMLDMGDFAGAVLKYVKGHPVPRLTVAGGFAKMSKLAAGHLDLHSGRSSINLDFVATFVEDEALAVQIAAANSALHAWEIARDHGVPLADRVAAAALEKCRSVLGNVQVEVDIVVINRAGDIIGRAK from the coding sequence ATGACGCAGCGCGAGCAGCAGCCCGACGGCAAGATGCGTTACGGCTGGACAACCGGGGCATGCGCGACCGCCGCGACAACGGCGGCGTACACGGCCCTTTTGTCGGGGGAGTTTCCAGATCCGGTCATGATCACGCTGCCGCGCGGCCAGACGCCGTCATTTGCGCTGACGAAACATGAGCGGGTTGACGAGCAGACGGCCCGCGCGACGATTACGAAGGATGCCGGTGACGATCCTGACGTCACGCATGGCGCGCTGGTTACCTCGACGGTGACGCTCATTGGCGGCGACGCAGTCGTTTTTGCGGCCGGTGAGGGTGTCGGCATCGTGACAAAACCAGGTCTGCCTGTCGCGGTGGGGGAGCCGGCGATCAACCCGGTCCCGCGGAAGATGATGTGTGACCATGTAGCCGAGATTGCCCGCCGTCTAGGACATCCGGGCGGCGTACGCGTCGAGGTCAGCATCGAACACGGTGCGGATCTCGCGCAGCACACCTGGAATCCGAGGCTCGGGATCGTCGGCGGCCTGTCCGTCCTTGGTACGACGGGGATCGTGGTGCCCTATTCGTGCTCGGCGTGGATCGACTCGATTCGTCGTGGCGTGGATGTCGCGCGCGCTACCGGAGTCACCCACGTCGGGGCGGCGACCGGTACGACGTCCGAAGCGACCGTGCGGGCGCTCTACGGGTTGGATGAGGGCGCAATGCTCGACATGGGCGACTTCGCCGGTGCGGTCCTGAAGTACGTCAAGGGTCATCCCGTGCCACGTCTCACGGTTGCCGGCGGCTTCGCGAAGATGTCGAAACTCGCCGCTGGTCATTTGGACCTGCACTCTGGACGATCGTCAATCAACCTCGACTTCGTCGCCACCTTCGTCGAGGACGAGGCGCTCGCTGTGCAGATCGCGGCGGCCAACTCCGCACTGCATGCGTGGGAGATCGCCCGAGATCACGGTGTGCCGCTGGCCGATCGGGTGGCCGCCGCCGCGCTCGAAAAATGCCGGAGTGTCCTGGGCAACGTGCAGGTCGAGGTCGACATTGTGGTGATCAACCGGGCCGGCGACATCATTGGTCGTGCGAAGTAA
- a CDS encoding pyridoxamine 5'-phosphate oxidase family protein has product MVSTLFAAVTTPLWHAELMKFDLERLPESVLDELGARHLATLATTRANGTTHLVPVGFTYDPSTKTARVTTSVTSVKVRNIENAEMAGGSARASICQLNGPSWLTLEGTIRLSRDPAEIAEAVRRYAVRYRQPRENPRRIALVMQVDSMMGHVTTAGTA; this is encoded by the coding sequence ATGGTCTCCACCCTATTCGCCGCCGTCACGACGCCGCTCTGGCATGCTGAGCTCATGAAATTCGACCTCGAGCGCCTCCCTGAATCTGTGCTCGACGAGCTGGGGGCGCGCCATCTAGCAACTCTCGCGACCACCCGCGCCAACGGTACGACGCATCTCGTACCGGTCGGCTTCACCTACGATCCGTCGACGAAGACCGCTCGAGTGACGACCTCGGTCACGTCAGTCAAGGTGCGCAACATCGAGAACGCCGAGATGGCCGGCGGATCCGCGCGCGCATCGATCTGTCAGTTGAACGGTCCGAGCTGGCTGACACTCGAGGGGACGATTCGCCTGTCCCGCGACCCGGCCGAGATCGCCGAAGCGGTACGCCGATACGCCGTTCGATATCGTCAGCCACGCGAAAATCCGCGTCGTATCGCGCTCGTCATGCAGGTCGACTCGATGATGGGGCACGTCACGACGGCCGGTACCGCGTGA
- a CDS encoding CbtA family protein, giving the protein MDKFILRGVLSGALGGLIAFVFARIFAEPQIQAAIDYEEGRGAAQEKLDKAAGIAVSGHEHEIFSRTIQASLGIGVGMILLGAALGAIFAVVFAVCLGRVGKLKARSLALLLAGGGLVGFYLVPFVKYPANPPAVGNADTIGARTGLYLAMVVCSLLFLVLAVFLGRKLQARLGAWSASLVSGAAFIVAVGIVMLILPSLGELPANVAAFGHHATETPLPLTDPDGAIVYPGFPADVLADFRLYSVGAQVIIWGTIGLVFAPLADRLLTRLGTTAATKATANA; this is encoded by the coding sequence ATGGATAAGTTCATTCTTCGTGGCGTGCTCAGTGGCGCGCTCGGCGGGCTAATTGCTTTTGTTTTCGCCCGTATCTTTGCCGAACCGCAGATCCAGGCAGCGATCGACTACGAAGAAGGTCGCGGCGCCGCCCAAGAAAAGCTCGACAAGGCGGCCGGCATAGCCGTCAGTGGCCATGAGCACGAGATCTTCAGCCGTACAATTCAGGCTAGTCTCGGCATCGGCGTCGGCATGATTCTGCTGGGCGCCGCACTCGGCGCAATTTTCGCTGTCGTGTTCGCCGTATGCCTCGGCCGGGTCGGCAAGCTGAAGGCCCGCTCGCTGGCACTTCTCCTTGCTGGTGGCGGGTTGGTCGGCTTCTACCTGGTGCCGTTCGTCAAGTACCCCGCCAATCCGCCGGCGGTCGGCAACGCAGACACGATAGGCGCGCGGACCGGGCTCTATCTGGCCATGGTCGTGTGCTCACTGCTGTTCCTGGTGCTGGCGGTGTTCCTTGGGCGCAAACTCCAGGCGCGCCTTGGCGCCTGGAGCGCCAGCCTGGTCTCCGGTGCTGCCTTTATCGTCGCTGTCGGCATCGTGATGCTGATCCTGCCTTCACTTGGCGAGCTGCCTGCCAACGTGGCCGCGTTCGGACATCACGCAACGGAGACTCCGCTGCCGCTGACCGATCCGGATGGCGCGATCGTCTACCCGGGATTCCCAGCAGATGTACTGGCAGACTTCCGGCTCTATTCGGTCGGCGCGCAAGTGATCATCTGGGGCACGATCGGCCTGGTATTTGCGCCGCTCGCCGACCGGTTGCTGACTCGACTCGGTACAACCGCCGCGACCAAGGCGACGGCCAACGCCTGA
- a CDS encoding DUF2127 domain-containing protein, giving the protein MVFDDVETQVTQPPGAESSRRPRVHYELLGCALHSHELLGPVDAAATGHVDLLTRAEPGGAFTWLRCLRCDAWVPLREADVPAPRSGKHAVDDTLMPPLRGRPLRDRFVLRLIAADRVIHFLVLAAVAVSIFLFAQDRVNLHGGYLRILNGLQGAFGGPLSSSARHGLLHDLNQLFAVPTKTLYLYGAGIALYALINGVEAVGLWRSRRWAKYLTLIEVVVLLPIEIHELTISVSPLKALTLALNLAVVAYLLWAHRLLGVRGGGRADRAEMARDTGWEPLYRSTPWEAKNPDR; this is encoded by the coding sequence ATGGTCTTCGATGACGTCGAGACGCAGGTGACGCAGCCGCCAGGCGCAGAGTCGTCGCGGCGGCCCCGTGTGCATTATGAGCTGCTCGGTTGCGCTCTCCACAGTCACGAGCTGCTCGGACCGGTCGACGCCGCGGCCACCGGTCACGTCGACCTCCTGACGCGTGCCGAGCCGGGCGGTGCCTTCACGTGGTTGCGGTGCTTGCGATGCGATGCCTGGGTCCCGCTACGCGAGGCCGACGTACCCGCACCCCGCTCGGGCAAGCACGCAGTCGACGACACCCTGATGCCGCCATTGCGCGGCCGGCCACTGCGCGACAGGTTCGTGCTCCGCTTGATCGCAGCCGATCGCGTCATTCATTTCTTAGTGCTCGCGGCCGTCGCGGTGTCCATCTTTCTGTTCGCGCAGGACCGGGTGAATCTGCACGGTGGTTATCTCCGAATCCTCAACGGCCTTCAGGGCGCGTTCGGCGGCCCGCTGAGCAGCTCGGCACGCCATGGCCTCCTGCACGACCTCAACCAGCTATTCGCCGTACCCACCAAGACGCTCTACCTGTACGGCGCGGGCATCGCGCTGTACGCGCTGATCAACGGCGTCGAGGCCGTGGGGCTGTGGCGATCGCGGCGATGGGCTAAATACCTCACCCTTATCGAAGTTGTCGTACTGCTGCCCATCGAGATTCACGAGCTGACGATCAGCGTGAGCCCCCTGAAGGCCCTCACTCTGGCGCTCAATCTCGCGGTCGTGGCCTACCTGCTGTGGGCTCACCGGCTTCTCGGTGTGCGCGGTGGCGGACGCGCTGATCGTGCGGAAATGGCTCGCGACACAGGCTGGGAACCGCTCTACCGCAGCACCCCGTGGGAGGCAAAGAACCCCGATCGATAG